From Enoplosus armatus isolate fEnoArm2 chromosome 23, fEnoArm2.hap1, whole genome shotgun sequence, a single genomic window includes:
- the rpgrip1 gene encoding protein fantom — protein MSPVIDETAGDLPVRDVGLIRGGLMPTVPDTLRDVKPWKKHQVMKTKDPQRLFRFPKEHLEDLCLRLQEENGVLRQHTRTQEQRLRRMSTRLMRLRQARPGSSGVKDRDMEDTIQELEARVAMLESQKGVLQNKLSLAKQHIMDLGGRTPYKFSKGKSMEVEGGVRRAAQTAPPRYGPMLEDTRAEMERFRSSVTEQVRVAELELTAQALRDTLREKEKAIEGTVKEIRKQQSDRHRITIRENVDLIRLQKQLSDKSTALRVTQEKFNNLQAAYENQLEESQRSLRESQGALLEKVEELTEQLKQERQRALALEGKLTTSTMALQTLDKLQERISDLEGERDLIKENYDTLLESTLSVQSSRDGRVEKHREVEQKREKQGENIYRTDIQRLEEMLQAEREDRGRLELDKEKLRRERETLEEQREREREFSMMTRDKREHLEQEVLQYREQVSALQDRLDSVTGEFDMSVEELSETLLQIKAFRMQQESKVSLRFLWDDGKVEDSPRELVNIQASHAETVLELQKTRNLLLLEHRISQDLQEELNTVNEKMEREREESRRRVAEKDKLLSKRALQINSLQAQLKELAYSPRNYKRTIPIQYTWPAGDQEIVEPIEDDMSFSQLRAGESLLEIHLKSATFTPAGLRIMGSIRPGVDGRGEDIVTFCTYSLLDFEVHSTPLVSGSQPSYIFTSRYALTARDLGRLGGQGSRVRVELHQALGGVRFVTHGSGQMSLMGAMERRGERIGGRVNITGSEGGIVGVVDFWVRLFSPAVPADAVVERGADRRSVTQRTPVQISLGWQDAGHEELHDYGGGIPNELVVMLESCVGLSARWPGLLPDAYLTYRFYDLPPHVSQTVQCAADPVFNDTTSYPLAVTTDVLHYLRSSSLWVYVFDDSDDQIPPVYLAKTPIPLRALATGREIRGDYVLRDPAGGPRGMVRVMIKWKYPFQQSVDTVPGRHGRQDRVTESTEREEKRREQAEVSQRPIAKPRVKTHLLEPRETKAVQKETKVQPQPPAVKQKSSQNIRTQQTTSVKPPATRQSTARKRSTKRSPDLYRGTPHLTPEPRLTTPSRLPTSKSSEGTSSRQSPVVLSSRSSASDARTQDIPSVDQVSMDEEEDKSESAAAGDSEGPESSESSSSQSDIIIIPPRQKMRKGDKLRVEILSLTFEPSSHMALDQSVQRVYVEYRLLGVPMETTETPMSLRKPIEGEEIHYNFTRVIYVDGSQSAPLRQYLYTMLEGADPNQGRLKFTVVSEPMDDDEECVDVGHAFLDLQELLLTGNDVTDQQIDILSVDEDKEVIGNLKVSLEAAKALTGIYQEFHQKGETKRADETDDEDEEEEEEEEEEDKKKDQIQVTDHGDDSDFY, from the exons ATGTCGCCAGTGATAGATGAGACAGCCGGAGATCTCCCAGTCAGAGATGTAGGACTGATAAGGGGGGGGCTGATGCCGACTGTCCCAG ATACTCTACGTGACGTGAAGCCATGGAAGAAGCACCAAGTCATGAAGACAAAAG ATCCTCAGCGCTTGTTCCGGTTTCCCAAAGAGCACCTGGAGGACTTGTGTCTCAGACTGCAAGAGGAAAACGGTGTGCTAAGACAGCACACGCGTACACAGGAGCAGAGGCTACGCAG GATGTCCACCAGACTGATGCGTCTTCGCCAGGCCCGCCCTGGGTCCAGTGGTGTGAAGGACAGGGACATGGAGGACACCATACAGGAGCTGGAAGCTCGTGTGGCGATGCTGGAGAGCCAGAAAGGGGTGCTACAGAACAAACTCAGCCTGGCCAAGCAGCACATTATGGACCTCGGTGGACGCACGCCATACAAGTTCAGTAAAG GTAAAAGTATGGAGGTGGAGGGCGGCGTCAGGAGGGCAGCCCAGACTGCCCCGCCCCGCTACGGCCCCATGTTGGAAGACACCAGGGCAGAAATGGAGAGATT CAGGTCCAGTGTGACAGAGCAGGTGAGGGTTGCAGAGCTGGAGCTGACCGCCCAGGCACTCAGAGACacgctgagagagaaagagaaagcgaTAGAGGGAACGGTGAAAGAGATAAGGAAGCAGCAGTCTGACAGACACAG AATAACTATTAGAGAGAATGTGGATCTGATCCGTCTACAAAAGCAGCTTTCAGACAAGAGCACCGCCCTGAGAGTCACCCAGGAGAAGTTCAACAACCTGCAAGCG gcaTATGAGAATCAGCTGGAGGAG AGTCAGAGGTCGCTGAGGGAGAGCCAGGGCGCTCTGCTGGAGAAAGTGGAGGAGCTGACTGAACAGCTGaagcaggagagacagagagcactGGCACTGGAGGGAAAACTTACCACCTCTACCATGGCTCTGCAGACCCTGGACAAG CTACAGGAGAGAATATCAGacctggagggagagagggatcTAATAAAGGAAAACTATGACACTCTACTGGAGAG tacTTTATCTGTGCAAAGCAGCCGTGATGGCCGGGTGGAAAAACATAGAGAAGTGGAgcagaagagggagaaacagggagaaaacatCTACAGGACGGACATCCAGAGACTGGAAGAAATGCTgcaagcagagagggaggacagaggaaggcTGGAACTGGACAAGGAGAAACTGAGACGAGAGAGGGAGACAttagaggagcagagggagcgAGAAAGAG AGTTTTCCATGATGACGAGAGACAAACGAGAGCATCTAGAACAAGAGGTTCTCCAGTACAGGGAGCAGGTTTCTGCTCTGCAGGACAGACTGGACTCTGTCACCGGG GAGTTTGACATGAGTGTTGAGGAGCTCAGTGAAACTCTTTTGCAGATCAAG GCATTTAGGATGCAGCAGGAGAGCAAGGTGTCGCTGCGTTTCCTCTGGGATGATGGGAAGGTGGAGGATTCGCCCCGCGAGCTGGTAAACATCCAGGCCTCGCATGCCGAGACTGTGCTGGAATTGCAGAAAACCAGAAACCTTCTATTGCTGGAGCACCGTATCAGTCAAGACCTGCAg GAAGAGTTGAACACAGTCAacgagaagatggagagagagagggaggagagcaggaggagggtggcagagaaagacaaactttTATCAAAAAGAGCTCTACAGATCAACTCTTTACAAG CTCAGTTGAAGGAGTTAGCATACAGCCCCAGGAACTACAAACGGACCATACCAATACAGTACACTTGGCCAGCTGGAGACCAGGAGATTGTAGAGCCCATTGAGGATGACatgtctttttcacagctgaGGGCTGGCGAGTCACTGCTGGAGATCCACCTTAAG TCCGCCACCTTCACCCCAGCAGGGCTTCGTATTATGGGAAGCATCCGCCCGGGAGTGGATGGGAGAGGTGAAGACATTGTGACCTTCTGCACCTACAGCCTCTTGGACTTCGAGGTGCACTCCACTCCTCTGGTGTCAGGCAGCCAACCCAGCTACATCTTCACGTCCCGCTATGCTCTGACAGCCCGAGATCTGGGCAGGCTGGGGGGTCAGGGGTCACGGGTCAGAGTGGAGCTCCACCAGGCATTAGGAGGGGTCAGGTTTGTGACACATGGAAGTGGGCAGATGTCCCTCATGGGTGCCATGGAAAGGAGAGGGGAGCGCATCGGTGGACGTGTCAATATCACAG GCTCCGAGGGTGGAATTGTTGGTGTTGTGGATTTCTGGGTGCGCCTGTTTAGTCCTGCAGTGCCCGCAGACGCTGTTGTAGAGAGAGGAGCTGACAGGAGATCAGTGACACAGAGGACTCCTGTGCAGATCTCTCTTGGCTGGCAAGATGCTGGTCATGAG GAGTTACATGACTACGGTGGGGGGATCCCCAATGAGTTAGTGGTTATGTTGGAAAGTTGTGTGGGCCTTAGCGCCCGCTGGCCTGGACTCTTGCCCGATGCGTACCTGACGTACAGGTTCTACGACCTGCCGCCTCACGTCTCTCAAACAGTCCAGTGCGCCGCTGACCCAGTGTTCAATGATACCACCAGCTACCCATTAGCAGTAACAACTGATGTGTTGCACTACCTGAG GTCCAGCAGTTTGTGGGTATATGTGTTTGATGACAGCGATGACCAGATACCGCCTGTCTATCTGGCCAAGACCCCCATCCCACTGCGAGCCCTGGCTACAGGCCGAGAGAtcagag GTGACTATGTTCTGAGGGATCCAGCTGGTGGGCCTCGGGGCATGGTCAGGGTCATGATAAAATGGAAGTACCCCTTCCAACAATCGGTGGACACCGTGCCGGGTAGACATGGAAGACAGGACAGAGTGACGGAAAGcactgagagggaggagaagaggagagagcaggcTGAAGTGTCACAGAGGCCCATAGCCAAGCCCAGAGTGAAG ACTCACCTCCTCGAGCCAAGAGAAACCAAAGCAGTGCAGAAAGAGACTAAAGTTCAG CCTCAGCCTCCAGCTGTCAAACAGAAAAGCTCACAGAACATACGAACACAGCAAACCACCTCTGTGAAACCACCAGCCACTCGCCAGTCCACAGCCAGGAAGAGGTCCACCAAGAGGTCCCCTGACCTCTACCGGGGCACACCCCATCTGACGCCTGAGCCGAGACTGACCACGCCCTCTCGTTTGCCAACCAGCAA ATCTTCAGAGGGAACGTCTTCCAGACAATCACCCGTCGTACTGTCAAGTCGAAGCTCTGCCAGCGATGCCAGGACTCAG gACATTCCCTCTGTGGATCAGGTGTCaatggatgaagaggaggataaGAGTGAGAGTG ctgctgcaggagacaGTGAGGGCCCAGAGTCTTCAGAGTCAAGTTCCTCACAAAGCGACATTATCATCATTCCACCAAGACAAAAAATGAGGAAG GGAGACAAGCTGAGAGTCGAGATTCTGTCCCTGACGTTTGAACCGTCCTCACACATGGCGCTGGACCAGTCCGTGCAGCGTGTTTATGTGGAGTATCGGCTGCTGGGCGTCCCGATGGAGACGACAGAAACACCCATGTCCCTCCGCAAACCCATAGAGGGGGAGGAGATTCACTACAACTTCACCCGAG TGATTTATGTGGATGGTTCACAGTCGGCTCCACTCAGACAATATCTTTACACCATGTTGGAGGGCGCCGACCCCAACCAGGGCAG GTTAAAGTTCACAGTGGTCAGTGAGCCGATGGATGATGACGAGGAGTGTGTGGACGTTGGACATGCTTTTCTGGACCTACAGGAACTGCTcctcacaggaaatgatgtcacCGACCAACAAATAGACA ttCTGAGTGTGGATGAAGACAAAGAGGTGATTGGAAATCTGAAAGTGTCTCTGGAAGCAGCAAAAGCTCTGACTGGTATATACCAGGAGTTTCACCAGAAAGGCGAGACCAAGAGAGCAGACGAgacagatgatgaagacgaggaggaggaggaggaggaggaggaggaagacaagaaaaaagatCAGATACAAGTGACAGATCATGGTGATGACAGTGACTTCTACTGA
- the fam113 gene encoding PC-esterase domain-containing protein 1A gives MKRVSHQQASQLLHNKFIVVLGDSIQRSVYKDIVLLLQKEKYLNLRQLKSKGEMSFEQDCLVEGGCLNQMNNGTEYREVRQFQSAHHLVRFYFVTRIYSSYMQSILEDFRHGLTPDVVIVNSCVWDISRYYSNWFDDYKENLHKFFNELNGVLLKETLVVWNLTMPLGERIRGGFLVPEIEHKASQLRHDVIEANFYSGTLANAYEMDVLDLHFQFRFSLHHRTNDGVHWNALAHRKITSLLLQHSAQAWGVVMPCPLTVERHSSKGNYNGYREEFFSDSFSPGYLNFKMNNPQPWTYRHQAAGDYRPAFLPQPHLPVHRYQHKYGQVRNGFNYRPPHHFEPYNQHHHQYVMRSRHIRHHYAPYTHHRPSQYARHGRYY, from the exons ATGAAGCGTGTGAGCCACCAGCAGGCCAGCCAGCTGCTCCATAACAAGTTCATTGTGGTGCTGGGAGACTCCA TTCAGCGATCCGTGTACAaggacattgttctgctgttgcAGAAGGAGAAATATCTCAATTTAAGGCAACTCAAGAGCAAG GGGGAGATGAGCTTTGAACAGGACTGCCTGGTGGAAGGGGGTTGTCTAAATCAAATGAACAATGGAACGGAGTACCGGGAGGTTCGGCAGTTTCAGTCTGCTCACCACCTGGTCCGCTTCTACTTTGTGACCCGCATCTACTCTTCCTACATGCAGAGCATCCTGGAAGACTTCCGCCATGGCTTGACACCAGATGTAGTCATTGTCAACTCCTGCGTTTGGGATATTTCAAG ATACTATTCCAACTGGTTTGATGACTACAAAGAGAACCTACATAAGTTCTTTAATGAGCTGAATGGGGTTCTGCTTAAGGAAACCCTGGTGGTATGGAACCTCACCATGCCCTTAGGAGAGAGGATCAGAGGTGGTTTCCTGGTGCCTGAG ATTGAGCACAAGGCTTCCCAGCTGCGTCACGATGTGATTGAAGCCAACTTCTACAGCGGGACTCTGGCAAACGCCTACGAGATGGATGTGTTGGACCTCCACTTCCAGTTCCGCTTCTCCCTGCACCACCGTACGAATGATGGAGTCCACTGGAATGCCCTTGCCCACCGCAAGATAACCTCTCTGCTGTTACAGCACTCTGCACAGGCCTGGGGAGTCGTCATGCCCTGTCCACTGACTGTTG AGCGACACTCATCAAAGGGAAATTACAACGGCTACAGGGAGGAGTTCTTCAGTGATTCCTTCTCTCCTGGCTACTTGAACTTCAAGATGAACAACCCGCAGCCATGGACATATCGCCATCAGGCTGCTGGAGATTACAGACCTGCCTTCCTGCCACAGCCTCACCTACCAGTCCACAGATATCAACATAAATATGGACAGGTTAGAAATG GTTTCAACTACAGGCCTCCCCACCACTTTGAGCCCTACAACCAGCACCATCATCAGTACGTGATGAGGAGCCGACACATCAGACACCACTATGCTCCATACACCCACCACAGACCCAGTCAATACGCTCGTCATGGCCGCTACTACTGA